The Burkholderia pyrrocinia genome includes a region encoding these proteins:
- the hutC gene encoding histidine utilization repressor, translating into MTTPIYQEIKDFILARIHAGEWAEGDQVPSENELAREFNVARMTVNRALRELTAEQVLTRTRGSGTYVASPKYESTLVAIRSISDEVAARGHGYRAQVLQVGAAIADTKLADELQLDTGSPIFHSRVLHFENDTPVQLEERWVNPACAPEYALQDFTTTTPNQYLTRVAPLQRVEYRIEAAMPDAETRKRLTMDEREPCLMLHRRTWSQGLVASVANLWHPGSRYRFTGHF; encoded by the coding sequence ATGACCACACCGATCTATCAGGAAATCAAGGACTTCATCCTCGCGCGCATTCATGCCGGCGAATGGGCGGAAGGCGACCAGGTGCCGTCGGAGAACGAACTCGCGCGCGAATTCAACGTCGCACGGATGACCGTCAATCGCGCGCTGCGCGAGCTGACGGCCGAGCAGGTGCTCACGCGCACGCGCGGCTCCGGCACGTATGTGGCATCGCCGAAGTACGAATCGACGCTGGTCGCGATCCGCAGCATCTCGGACGAAGTCGCCGCGCGCGGCCACGGCTATCGCGCGCAGGTGCTGCAGGTCGGCGCAGCAATCGCCGATACGAAGCTCGCCGACGAACTGCAGCTCGACACGGGCAGCCCGATCTTCCATTCGCGCGTGCTGCACTTCGAGAACGACACGCCCGTGCAGCTCGAGGAACGCTGGGTCAATCCGGCCTGTGCGCCCGAATATGCGTTGCAGGACTTCACGACGACGACGCCGAACCAGTACCTGACGCGCGTCGCGCCGCTGCAGCGCGTCGAATACCGGATCGAGGCCGCGATGCCCGACGCGGAAACGCGCAAGCGGCTGACGATGGACGAACGCGAGCCGTGCCTGATGCTGCATCGGCGCACGTGGTCGCAGGGGCTGGTCGCGTCGGTGGCCAATCTCTGGCATCCGGGCAGCCGTTACCGGTTCACCGGGCATTTCTGA
- a CDS encoding ABC transporter permease: MIFQGFGPLLWAGTVETVKLAVLSLAASLVLGLAGAAAKLSTNRVLKAVGTFYTTLIRAVPDLVLMLLLFYGIQILLNNLTDLIGWDQIDIDPFVAGVVTLGFIYGAYFTETFRGAFLAVPRGQLEAGFAYGMGGWRVFRRILFPQMMRFALPGIGNNWQVLVKATALVSIIGLADVVKASQDAGKSTLDFFFFTLAAGAIYLAITTVSNVVLHHLEKRYSVGVRRLAL; the protein is encoded by the coding sequence ATGATTTTCCAGGGATTTGGCCCGCTGTTGTGGGCCGGCACGGTCGAGACCGTGAAGCTCGCGGTGCTGTCGCTCGCCGCGTCGCTCGTGCTGGGGCTGGCCGGCGCGGCGGCGAAACTGTCGACCAACCGCGTGCTCAAGGCGGTCGGCACCTTCTATACGACGCTGATCCGCGCGGTGCCGGACCTCGTGCTGATGCTGCTGCTGTTCTACGGGATCCAGATCCTGCTGAACAACCTGACCGACCTGATCGGCTGGGACCAGATCGACATCGACCCGTTCGTGGCCGGCGTCGTGACGCTCGGCTTCATCTACGGCGCGTACTTCACCGAGACGTTCCGCGGCGCGTTCCTCGCGGTGCCGCGCGGCCAGCTCGAAGCGGGCTTCGCGTACGGGATGGGCGGCTGGCGCGTGTTCCGCCGCATCCTGTTCCCGCAGATGATGCGCTTCGCGCTGCCCGGTATCGGCAACAACTGGCAGGTGCTCGTGAAGGCCACTGCGCTCGTGTCGATCATCGGCCTGGCCGACGTCGTGAAGGCGTCGCAGGACGCGGGCAAGAGCACGCTCGATTTCTTCTTCTTCACGCTGGCTGCGGGCGCGATCTACCTCGCGATCACGACGGTATCCAACGTCGTGCTGCATCACCTCGAGAAGCGATATTCCGTCGGCGTCCGGAGGCTCGCGCTGTGA
- a CDS encoding DUF3313 domain-containing protein, with protein sequence MHRSIKPSHLLNAALCIALAGCAGVQPARYSGIESSPYLRSDPQDKSGRVPYRYALPADWHKYRKLILDPVAVYRGTDHQFGNLTDQDKSTLATYMGDTFAKKLGKRFELTSAPGPDTLRVKLTLTGAVTTTAFAGAFAHFDLAGNVYNGVQAIRGREGAFTGSVIYAVEIRDASTNRLISAYVTKQYPNAMNIGASFGALSAAKTGIDKGADALVAQFD encoded by the coding sequence ATGCACCGATCGATCAAGCCCAGCCACCTGCTCAACGCCGCGCTTTGCATCGCGCTCGCCGGATGCGCCGGCGTCCAGCCGGCCCGCTATAGCGGCATCGAATCGTCGCCGTACCTGCGCAGCGATCCGCAAGACAAGTCCGGCCGCGTGCCCTACCGCTATGCGTTGCCGGCGGACTGGCACAAGTACCGGAAGCTGATCCTCGACCCGGTGGCCGTCTATCGCGGCACCGATCATCAGTTCGGCAACCTGACCGACCAGGACAAGTCGACGCTTGCCACGTATATGGGCGACACGTTCGCGAAGAAGCTCGGCAAGCGCTTCGAACTGACGAGCGCGCCGGGCCCCGACACGCTGCGCGTGAAGCTGACGCTGACAGGCGCCGTGACGACGACGGCATTTGCCGGCGCATTCGCGCATTTCGATCTCGCGGGCAACGTCTACAACGGCGTGCAGGCGATCCGCGGCCGCGAAGGCGCATTCACGGGTTCGGTCATTTACGCGGTGGAGATTCGCGATGCATCGACGAACCGGCTGATCAGCGCGTACGTGACGAAGCAGTATCCGAATGCGATGAACATCGGCGCGAGTTTCGGCGCGCTCAGCGCGGCAAAAACCGGCATCGACAAGGGCGCCGATGCACTCGTCGCGCAATTCGACTGA
- a CDS encoding TetR family transcriptional regulator, translating into MDNPTRSERTRTAAIQAALAILERDGPGKLTFDAISRESGISKGGLMHQFRTKGDVLNALMEHQQDYYQRFQRDYLAARDPREAQPTLSAQIATMREVIDQQPSAALAIMAALVEDPAPLQQVRDIDGENAKRIAAESGDPDLALLRWKAAWGLALSAMFGLCPLSADERARLFDRLLDETQWPSGGGAAAQRGAPAAAKSSRKK; encoded by the coding sequence ATGGATAACCCGACGCGTTCCGAGCGAACGCGCACTGCCGCGATCCAGGCGGCGCTCGCGATCCTCGAGCGCGACGGTCCGGGCAAGCTCACGTTCGATGCGATTTCACGCGAAAGCGGCATCAGCAAGGGCGGGCTGATGCATCAGTTCCGCACGAAAGGCGATGTGCTGAACGCGCTGATGGAACATCAGCAGGACTACTATCAACGATTCCAGCGCGACTATCTGGCTGCGCGCGATCCGCGCGAAGCGCAGCCGACGTTGTCCGCGCAGATCGCGACGATGCGCGAAGTGATCGACCAGCAGCCGTCGGCGGCGCTCGCGATCATGGCGGCGCTGGTCGAGGATCCCGCGCCGTTGCAGCAGGTTCGGGACATCGATGGCGAGAACGCAAAGCGCATCGCAGCCGAATCCGGCGATCCCGACCTTGCGCTGCTGCGATGGAAGGCGGCCTGGGGGCTCGCGCTATCGGCGATGTTCGGGCTGTGCCCGCTGTCGGCCGACGAGCGCGCGCGGCTGTTCGACCGTTTGCTCGACGAGACGCAATGGCCGTCGGGCGGTGGCGCTGCCGCGCAGCGCGGTGCGCCGGCGGCGGCGAAATCGTCGCGGAAGAAATGA
- a CDS encoding glycosyltransferase, protein MKLVIATYGTEGDTRPLAALGCALTGAGHDVRLLADAATLGAAAALGVPSAPLSGDIRRAIAPDGALADAVRGRGGFNDTSKALAAIANANTAAWMREVADASAGCDAILVSGLASFVGLSVAEYRGVPAIGTGMIPITPTAEFASPFLPPGKLPRWLNRASHRLVNALLWQAFRRATNAARASVCGLPPRKQVWTDHPMLYGVSPALLSGPADWPSQVLACGQWRIDARAWTPPPALAAFLDSGDPPVYIGFGSMAGFDRAAMADALAHALAGRRALFYPGWSGIDASMLPAQVCVIGDTPHDWLFPRTSMAIHHGGSGTTHSAARAGIPSVVVPFAGDQFFWANRLQRLGVADAPVAGRRVDAAALARAIAFAERGDTKARATELGARIAQEDGLTRAVSAIERWGRPGAR, encoded by the coding sequence ATGAAGCTCGTCATCGCCACCTACGGCACCGAAGGCGACACGCGCCCGCTCGCGGCGCTCGGTTGCGCGCTGACGGGCGCCGGCCACGATGTCCGGCTGCTGGCCGACGCGGCGACGCTCGGCGCGGCTGCCGCGCTTGGCGTGCCGTCGGCGCCGTTGTCCGGCGATATCCGCCGCGCGATCGCACCGGACGGCGCGTTGGCGGATGCGGTGCGCGGGCGCGGCGGTTTCAACGACACGTCGAAGGCGCTCGCGGCGATCGCGAATGCGAACACGGCCGCGTGGATGCGCGAAGTCGCGGACGCATCGGCCGGCTGCGACGCGATCCTCGTGTCGGGGCTCGCGTCGTTCGTCGGGCTGTCGGTTGCCGAGTATCGCGGCGTGCCGGCGATCGGCACGGGCATGATCCCGATCACGCCGACTGCCGAATTCGCGTCGCCGTTCCTGCCGCCGGGGAAGCTGCCGCGCTGGCTGAACCGTGCGAGCCACCGGCTCGTGAACGCGCTGTTGTGGCAGGCGTTCAGGAGGGCGACGAACGCGGCGCGCGCAAGCGTGTGCGGGTTGCCGCCGCGCAAGCAGGTGTGGACCGATCATCCGATGCTGTACGGCGTGTCGCCGGCGCTGCTGTCCGGCCCTGCCGACTGGCCGTCCCAGGTGCTCGCATGCGGCCAGTGGCGTATCGATGCGCGTGCATGGACACCACCGCCGGCACTCGCGGCCTTTCTCGACTCGGGCGATCCGCCGGTGTACATCGGTTTCGGCAGCATGGCCGGCTTCGACCGGGCCGCGATGGCCGACGCGCTGGCGCATGCGCTCGCCGGGCGGCGCGCGCTGTTCTATCCGGGCTGGAGCGGTATCGACGCATCGATGTTGCCGGCGCAGGTCTGCGTGATCGGCGACACGCCGCACGACTGGCTGTTTCCGCGCACCTCGATGGCGATTCATCACGGCGGCTCGGGCACCACGCATTCGGCCGCACGGGCCGGCATTCCGTCGGTCGTCGTGCCGTTCGCGGGCGATCAGTTCTTCTGGGCGAACCGGCTGCAGCGGCTCGGCGTGGCGGATGCGCCGGTCGCGGGGCGGCGCGTGGACGCTGCCGCGCTGGCGCGAGCGATCGCGTTTGCCGAACGCGGCGATACGAAGGCGCGTGCAACGGAACTCGGCGCGCGCATCGCGCAGGAGGACGGGTTGACGCGGGCGGTCAGTGCGATCGAGCGATGGGGACGGCCCGGCGCGCGGTGA
- a CDS encoding ABC transporter ATP-binding protein, producing the protein MYKLTVDNLHKKFGDNEVLKGVSMKAKAGDVISIIGSSGSGKSTFLRCINFLEQPCSGQITIGNEPIQTARDRNGSLRVADQKQLQRMRTKLSMVFQHFNLWAHMTVLENVIEAPMAVLGIGKDEAIARARMYLEKVGLAPRVEGMYPSHLSGGQQQRVAIARALAMEPEVMLFDEPTSALDPELVGEVLKVMQKLAEEGRTMVVVTHEMGFARNVSNHVIFLHQGKIEEEGNPQEILVNPKSERLGQFLSGRLK; encoded by the coding sequence ATGTACAAGCTCACCGTTGACAACCTGCACAAGAAATTCGGCGACAACGAGGTGTTGAAGGGCGTGTCGATGAAGGCGAAGGCCGGCGACGTGATCAGCATCATCGGCTCGAGCGGCTCCGGCAAGAGCACGTTCCTGCGCTGCATCAACTTCCTCGAGCAGCCGTGCTCGGGGCAGATCACGATCGGCAACGAGCCGATCCAGACCGCGCGCGATCGCAACGGGTCGCTGCGCGTGGCCGACCAGAAGCAGTTGCAGCGGATGCGCACGAAGCTGTCGATGGTGTTCCAGCACTTCAACCTGTGGGCACACATGACGGTGCTCGAGAACGTGATCGAGGCGCCGATGGCCGTGCTCGGGATCGGCAAGGATGAAGCGATCGCGCGGGCGCGCATGTATCTGGAGAAGGTCGGCCTGGCGCCGCGCGTCGAGGGCATGTATCCGTCGCACCTGTCGGGCGGTCAGCAGCAGCGCGTCGCGATCGCGCGCGCGCTGGCGATGGAGCCTGAAGTCATGCTGTTCGACGAACCGACCTCGGCGCTCGATCCGGAACTGGTGGGCGAAGTGCTGAAGGTGATGCAGAAGCTCGCGGAGGAAGGGCGCACGATGGTCGTCGTCACGCACGAGATGGGTTTCGCGCGCAACGTGTCGAATCATGTGATCTTCCTGCATCAAGGGAAGATCGAGGAGGAAGGGAATCCGCAGGAGATTCTCGTGAATCCGAAGAGCGAACGGCTCGGGCAGTTCCTGTCGGGGCGGTTGAAGTAA
- a CDS encoding ABC transporter permease — protein sequence MIEIISQYWQSYLYTDGYRFSGLAITLWLLVVSIALGFALAVPLAIARASSNRWISGPVWLYTYVFRGTPLYVQLLMCYTGIYSLQVVHNHVLLDTFFRNAMNCTLLAFVLNECAYATEIFAGAIKATAAGEIEAGLAYGMSRFKLYTRIILPSALRRSLPSYSNEVILMLHATTLAFTATVPDILKVTRDVNSATYMSFQAYGIAAALYAVVVFTLIWAFRKLETRWLAYLSPRGH from the coding sequence GTGATCGAAATCATCAGCCAGTACTGGCAAAGCTATCTGTATACCGACGGCTACCGCTTCAGCGGCCTCGCGATCACGCTGTGGCTGCTGGTCGTGTCGATCGCCCTCGGCTTCGCGCTGGCCGTGCCGCTCGCGATCGCGCGGGCATCGTCGAACCGCTGGATCTCGGGCCCCGTGTGGCTCTATACGTACGTGTTCCGCGGCACGCCGCTCTACGTGCAGCTGCTGATGTGCTACACGGGCATCTACAGCCTGCAGGTTGTGCATAACCATGTGCTGCTCGACACGTTCTTCCGCAACGCGATGAACTGCACGCTGCTCGCGTTCGTGCTGAACGAATGCGCGTATGCGACGGAGATCTTCGCGGGCGCGATCAAGGCGACGGCGGCCGGCGAGATCGAGGCCGGGCTCGCGTACGGGATGTCGCGCTTCAAGCTCTATACGCGGATCATCCTGCCTTCTGCGCTGCGCCGCTCGCTGCCGAGCTACAGCAACGAAGTGATCCTGATGCTGCACGCGACGACGCTCGCGTTCACCGCGACCGTGCCCGACATCCTGAAGGTCACGCGCGACGTCAATTCGGCGACGTACATGTCGTTCCAGGCCTACGGCATTGCAGCCGCGCTGTACGCCGTCGTCGTGTTCACGCTCATCTGGGCGTTCCGCAAGCTCGAGACGCGCTGGCTCGCGTACCTCTCGCCGCGCGGCCATTAA
- a CDS encoding ABC transporter substrate-binding protein, with amino-acid sequence MKKLALSIALACIAVGAHAKDWSTIRFGVDASYPPFESKDASGKVVGFDVDLGNEICARLKAKCVWIENDFDGMIPALKAKKFDGVLSSMSMTPARAEQIAFSDKLFNTPTRLVAKKGANLQPTAESLKGKSVGVEQGTIQETYAKAYWAPKGVQVVPYQNQDGVYQDLTSGRLDAALQDGVQADLGFLKTPRGANFQFAGGDINDPKTLGNGAGIGLRKDDAELKAKIDAAIGGMLKDGTYRKLEKKYFAFDVYGG; translated from the coding sequence ATGAAGAAACTCGCGCTCAGTATTGCCCTTGCCTGCATCGCGGTCGGTGCCCATGCGAAGGATTGGTCGACGATCCGGTTCGGCGTCGACGCCAGCTACCCGCCGTTCGAATCGAAGGACGCAAGCGGCAAGGTCGTCGGTTTCGATGTCGATCTCGGCAACGAGATCTGCGCGCGCCTGAAGGCGAAGTGCGTGTGGATCGAAAACGATTTCGACGGGATGATCCCGGCGCTGAAGGCGAAGAAGTTCGACGGCGTGCTGTCGTCGATGTCGATGACGCCGGCGCGCGCCGAGCAGATCGCGTTCTCCGACAAGCTGTTCAACACGCCGACGCGCCTCGTCGCGAAGAAGGGCGCGAACCTGCAGCCGACGGCCGAATCGCTGAAGGGCAAGTCGGTCGGCGTCGAGCAGGGCACCATCCAGGAAACCTACGCGAAGGCCTACTGGGCGCCGAAGGGCGTGCAGGTCGTGCCTTACCAGAACCAGGACGGCGTGTACCAGGACCTGACGTCCGGCCGCCTCGACGCGGCGCTGCAGGACGGCGTGCAGGCCGATCTCGGCTTCCTGAAGACGCCGCGCGGCGCGAACTTCCAGTTCGCCGGCGGCGACATCAACGATCCGAAGACGCTCGGCAACGGCGCGGGCATCGGCCTGCGCAAGGACGACGCCGAGCTGAAGGCGAAGATCGACGCGGCGATCGGCGGGATGCTGAAGGACGGCACGTACCGGAAGCTCGAGAAGAAGTACTTCGCGTTCGACGTCTACGGCGGCTGA
- a CDS encoding TetR/AcrR family transcriptional regulator, with product MPIPTDDPGRRARKRIQMLAHLAATGARLFDTHGYEAVTMEQIAAQADVAKRTLYNHFPTKEAVLAHWLEGELARDLAHLQRDVAQRKTFASRIGCVLDASAAWCEQHPVYLLAYLRHRFLSIGAVEPASGGENGSDIARVWQQLIAAGQQSGELNGTLRADQLATWFHHLYLAAMLRWLTVPGLSLKREFQSVAKLFVEGAEAKR from the coding sequence ATGCCGATTCCGACCGACGATCCGGGCCGCCGCGCGCGCAAGCGCATCCAGATGCTCGCGCATCTTGCCGCCACCGGCGCGCGCCTGTTCGATACGCACGGCTACGAAGCCGTCACGATGGAGCAGATCGCCGCGCAGGCCGATGTCGCGAAGCGCACGCTGTACAACCATTTTCCGACGAAGGAAGCGGTGCTCGCGCACTGGCTCGAAGGCGAACTCGCGCGTGATCTCGCGCATCTGCAGCGCGACGTCGCGCAACGCAAGACCTTCGCATCGCGCATCGGCTGCGTGCTCGACGCGTCGGCCGCGTGGTGCGAGCAGCATCCCGTGTATCTGCTCGCTTATTTGCGGCATCGCTTCCTGAGCATCGGCGCGGTCGAACCGGCAAGCGGTGGAGAGAACGGCAGCGATATCGCGCGGGTATGGCAGCAACTGATCGCCGCGGGGCAGCAATCCGGCGAACTGAACGGCACGCTGCGCGCCGACCAGCTCGCGACGTGGTTTCATCACCTGTATCTCGCCGCGATGCTGCGCTGGCTGACCGTGCCGGGGCTGTCGCTGAAACGGGAGTTCCAGTCGGTCGCGAAGTTATTTGTCGAAGGCGCGGAAGCGAAACGCTGA